CCTTCTCTACACCCTTTAGCTTGGATTCCTCCAAAAGCACATCCACATACATGGAGTCTGGCTTTACTATTGCATACACGGGCATGCCTGGACTTACCACATCTCCTACGCTTACATACTTCTTTGCCACTATGCCATCAAAGGGGGCGGTGAGCTTTGTGTTTTCAAGGTAATTCTTTACTAACTCTTCCTGCTTTTTTAGGCTCTCTATCTCCTTATTAAGTGCCTCTATCTGGGATATTAGCTCCTTCTCCTTCAGGAAAGATATGCGCGAAAGTTTTACACCCTCTAAGCTCTTTTTGTAGCTCAGGTTTAGCTCCTCAAGGGATCTCCTTATGGATTCCGCTTGGTCCTTCAGGACTGAGTAGCGAGTCTCTGCCTCTTCGTACGTCCTTTTGGGTATCACGCCCTTTTCTAGCAGATTTTTGTAGCGATCTCTGTCTTTTTTTGCAAGCTCAAGCTGTGCCTGTACCTGTGCCAGCTGGCTCTCTAAGGACTGTCTCTTTTTTTCTACTTCTCCTGCGCTAAGGGTGGATATGGAGTAGTTCGCAACGAGCTCCTCAGAGACCCTCTTTAGCTGGATCTCAAGCTGTTCTCTCTGGGCTTTTAGGCTCTCTATCTTTGCCTGTATGTTCTGTAGGTTAAGCTCGTAATCTGTTGGGTCTATCTGTGCTATCACCTCACCCTTGCTAACTCTGTCTCCCATGTTTTTGTATAGCTTTATGACCTTCCCAGAGACCTTCTGAAAGCCCACATTGGATAGCTCATCCGCTTTGACAAAGACCGCATCTGTTATGGCATACTCTATGCGATGTTTTATCCACCTGAAGGCAAGGATCGCAAAGATCACTATAAGTAAAAGAACAACAACTATGCCCACCTTTCTCTTCATCTGAGACCTCCTACAGCACGCATAAGTTCGTAGTAAGCCTTTAAGTATTCGTAGTAAGATATAACCTTGTTTTTTCTTGCCTGTGTGAGACTCGCTTCAGCAAGAAGAAGGTCTGTAGAACTTATGATCTGATTTTTGTATTGCTCCTCTGATAGTTTGTAAAACTCTTCTGCATATTTAAGTGAGTCTTCCGCTACTTTCATATTGTCTCTTGCTGTAAGCAGGTTTTCGTAAGTTTGCTTTACTTCAAGCCTGAGGTTTTCCTTTGCGTTCTCAAGCTCCCACTTAGCTCTTAGCTCGTCCTCCACCTTTGAGAGCACCCTATAGTAGGGTTCTGTAGACTGGAAATCAACGTTTAGACCCACAGAAAGCGCATAGACTCCCTTTGGGCTTATGATGGGGTTTTGGTCAGAGTAGGTGTATTGGGCTTGTACAAAGACCTTGGGCAGGTACTTGCTTCTTTCTATCTCTGTGAGCCTGCGCGCTTGAACTACCCTTTCTGAATACACGCGCAGTATGGGTCTGTTCTCCAGCGCCATCTGGTATAACTTTTGGAAGCTCTCTGGTGTGTAGCTAACGCTTTTGAGAGGCTCAAGGTCCTTCAGACTGTCTTCTTTTATGCCTGTGAGCTTTGAAAGGTTAGCAAGTGCTATGCTGTAGTTTCCCTCCGCCTGCCTTAGGTCCCTTTGGACTTCTGCGAGCCTCACCTGAGCCTGTAGCACATCCGTTATAGCTACCAGACCCTCCTTGTAAAAAGCCTTAGCTCTCTCATACTGTGCCCTTATAGCCTCAAGCTGTTTACTGTAGATTTCCACTATGTCCCTTGCGGAAAGCACATCCAAGTAAGCCTTTATAACTCTTAACTTTATGTCTTGGATCTTCTCCTCGTAGAGAGCCCCCTGGAGTCTAACTTCGGAACTGGAAACCCCTATCCTGCCCTCTCTTGCACCCCCATCGTAGAGGACCTCCCTTAGCCCAGCGCTAAAGTTCTTATAGCTGATCTTTGCAGAATCTACTGCCAAAGGAGGAAAACCGTCAAAGGCTGGAATGTTTAGCTTTTGCTTGCTGGACAGTCTGTTGAAAGAAAAGTTCAGAAAGACCTCTGGCAGGTATAGGCTTGTGTCCCCTTTCAAGTTGTAAAAGGCGGACTTTATGGCATGCTCCTGAGCCTTTAGCTCGGGATTGCTCTCTTGGGCACTCTTTATAGCATCCTCCAACGTTAGACAAAAGCCTAAGGAGAAACTAAACAGAAGTAGAGCCAACCTCATGCTTTTACCCCCTTTAGTATCACATCAATGCCCTCTTCTACCATGCTTAGTATCTCCTCAAGGGGCATATTGCCTTTGAGCAGGTAGTCAAGATACACTATCCTTACATATCCCATGAGTATGTTAACAATGTTTTCTGCATTTTTGTAAGCAAATTTCCCACTTCTAATCCCTTTTTCTGCTATAACTCTTAAAAGTTTTCTCACCTTTTTATTCTTCTCAAAGTACATCTCTCTGAACTCTTCGTTGGTAGCCACAAGCTGGAACAAGAATATGTAAGCGATGGGTTTCTCCTCGTACATTATCCTAAAAAACTCAAGGGTAGCGTCCTTTATTATCTTTTCCACATCGTCATCTTTGCGTGCGTATTCTTCCAAAAGGTTTAGGACCTTCTCCGACATGATTCTTACAAGCTCTTTGAAGATGTCCTCCTTGCTCCTAAAATACAGGTAGAAAGTGCCCTGAGAGAGCCCCGCATCAGCCACTATATCAGACACTTTGGTTTCGTAGTAGCCTTTTTGGGAAAAGAGCTTCTTAGCAGAGGAGATGAGCTTTTCCCGTGTATCCATCATTTGGTAAGCCTATCTATTTCCGCTATAGTGCTCATATACTGGTAGAGGACCAAGTAATAGTTCTGAAGTGTTTGGTTGTAGTTGTTTCTGGCATCTAAGACCTCAAGCTGACTGCCCACGCCGTATCTGTAGCGCTCAGTAGATAACTTCAAAGATTCCTTTGCTGCTTCCAAAGAAGCTTCCACCGCCTTTAACTGAGCCCTTAGGGACTTAAGATCCTCTAAATTTTTCTTTAGCTGAGCCTTCTGGTTGTAAAGAAGGTCAATAAAGTTTTCTTTTTGCTTAAGGTAGTCTATGTTTGCTTGAGCTACATTTGCAGACTTCTGAAAGCCATCAAATATGTTGTACTGAAGCTGAAAGCCAAAGGTATAGCCCTGTATCCACTCGGTACCACCCATTAAACTACGCCTTCCAGTGCTTCCCTGATATGTCAAAAAGCCAGATAGCGTAGGGTAGTAAGAGTCCTTGGCTAAATCTATACGCTTTTGGTACACCTCAAGGTTCTTTTTTGCCACAAGAAGAGTGGAGTTCCTCTCAAGGAGAAGCTTTTCTAATTTATTGTAGTCCTCCTCAAAGGGCACTAACTGCAAACTACCCTCTGGTTCCACATCCTCATCGATCCTCAGGTAAGCCTTAAAGTCCTCTAAGGATTTCTTGTAATCAGACAGAGCCTGTTCGTACTGGGCTTTTGCACTCTCAAGCTGTGCCTTGCTTCTTAGCAAATTCACCATGGGTATAACCCCAGCCTTGTATTGGGCAGAAGTCAGGTTGTAGTTCTCTTCCCAGTAAGATATGTTCTGCTTGTATAGTTCCACCAATTGCTTTTTGTACAGCAGAGCGTAAAAGAGGTTTTTGGTCTGTAGCTCCACCGTTCTTTTTATGTCCTCAAGCAAGTAGGACTGAAGGTCTTTTGAAAGTTTTGCGAGCCTAAGGGCATCAAACACGGACTTGTCAAATATGGCTTGGTTTAGCTGTAACAGGTAAGACTGCCTGTTTTTTGGAGTAAAACCAAAAGCTAAAGAACTGTCTAATCTTGTATAGGAGTAGCTGGCATTTATTTGGGGGAGTATGCCTGCCCGAGCCTTTTTTATGTCCTCTTCTACCCTTTTGAGATCAAGCTCGGATAACCTGATGTTGGTATTGTTCTTTAGAGCTATGTTTATGGCTTCCTCTAGAGTGATGCACCATCCAAAGGATACCCAAAGAAATAAAAAGATCACAAGCCTCATTTGACTTTCACCTTGCTTGTCTGGTTAAGGAGGTATGCGTTTTCAACCGCCACTTGGTCACCTTCTTTTAGGTCACCTTTTACATACACAAAGCCTTCTTCCTGCTTTAGTATCTGCACCTTTACTGGGCTCACTCTGTTGCCTTCTACCTTCCAAACTGCTTTCTCGTTGCCTATGAGCACCACCGCCATCTCTGGGACTTTAAAAGCCACTGTAGAGGATGTGGGTATCTTTACTTTTGCGTACATGTTGGGTTTAATCTTTCCATCTTGGTTTTTCACAAGTGCCTTTACCGTTATGAGCCTGTTGGCATCCGCAGAAGGAGACAAAAATATCACTTTACCCTTATAACTGCCTATACCCTCCACATCAAGATACACCTCAGAACCCATCTTCACACTGGAAATTATCTCCTGTGGCACTTGAAAGACCACCTTTATAGGATCAAGGGTAACTATCCTAAAGGCTTGAGACTGAGGGGTTATGTAATCACCTACATTTATAAACTTCTGAGCTATGTATCCAGAAAAGGGAGCTCTAAGCACTGTCCTATAGAGCTGAGTCTGTGCATTCCTCAGCTGGGCTTCTATAGCAGAGATCTGATCTTGATAAACCTTTAGCTGGGTGCTTGCGTTTTCAAATTCCTCCCTTGCTATCAGGTTTTGCTCGTAGAGGAACTTTCTCCTCTCATATATGGCTTTTTGGTTTTCGTAATTGGCTTTTGCCTGCATAAGGTTTGCCTTTATCTGGTTTAGAGCGTTTTGGTAGTCCGTGGGGTCTATCCTTAGAAGGGGTTGACCCTTTTTTACAAAGCTCCCTTCATCTACCAAAAGCTCAAGCACCCTTCCGCTCACCTCTGGCCTAAGTATCACATCCCTTATACCCTCAAAGTAGCCGTTTGTGGTATAAAACACTTCTATCTCTTGGGGTTTCACATAGTAGATGCTTATGGGTATGCTCTCCTCCTTCTTTTGGCCCTGGACTTTTTCCTCCCTGCTACAGCTTCCCAAAAGAAATAGTGCTATGAGTAAAAACCATCTTACCATACCCATAATTATACACCATACTGACTAGTCAGTCAGTTATAATATAAACCCATGTACAGATTTTTTATACACAGGCCAGTGACCACCATTATGTTCATGATGTCCTTTGTGCTTTTGGGATTGTATATCTACAACAGAATACCTGTAGACAGGCTTCCCAATGTGGACTTTCCTGTAGTTAGTGTTAGCACCACTTATCCGGGAGCTAATCCAGATGTAGTGGATACCAACGTCACTAGATACATAGAAGACGAAGTTTCCACCATAAGCGGTATAGATGCCATAGTTTCACAGAGCTATGCGGGTTTATCAAGCGTTAATATCATCTTTAACCTTGATAAGAACATAGATATAGCTGCACAGGAAGTAAGAGACGCAGTGCAAAGAGCCTACAGGCGTATGCCTTCTGGTATAGACCCACCAGTGGTTAGGAAGGTTAATACGGGCAGTTTTCCCATACTTGCCATACATCTACACTCAAATAGCGTGGATTACCAGACTCTTGCATACTATGCGGACAAGGTGGTAAAGAGAGAGTTCCAAAAGATAAACGGCGTGGGCGATGTGGGTATAGGAGGCTTTAGGGACAATGTGCTTTGGGTGAGGCTCTATCCAGGGAGGCTATACTCTTATGGCATAACTCCGGTGGATGTGCTAAACGCAGTTGTTAAAAATCACCTTGAGACACCTGCGGGAGCTATCTACGGCAAAGATAAGGATTACATCATAAGGCTCTATGGAAAAGTTAAAGACCCAAAGGAGCTTGAAAACACTTATATAAAAGGAAATATAAAGCTCAGAGATGTGGGCTATGTGGAATTCACAGAGGACGAAAAGAGAGGAGTAGCAAGGTTTAAGGGCGAGCAATCCATAGCCCTCATTATATACAAACAATCGGGATTTAACACAGTGAAGGTAGCAGATGCGGTCAAGCAAAAGATGGAGGAGCTAAACCAAAAACTCCCTCCTGGCATGCACATGGACATAACCTTTGATGCCAGCGTGTTTCCCAAAGAGAGCGCAAAGGCAGCTATAGAAGAGATAGCAATAGGTAGTTTTCTTACTGGTCTTGTTGTGTTTCTCTTTTTAGGAAGTCTGAGGCTCACTCTAATTCCTGTGATTGCCATACCCATCACCCTTTTCAGTGCCATCATATTCCTTTACTATACAGGCAACTCTCTTAACACCTTCACCCTGCTGGCTCTTGCGGTAGCGGTGGGTATAGTCATAGATGACGCCATAGTGGTCATTGAGAGTATATACAGAAGAAGAGAGGAGGGCATACCTCCCATACAAGCTGCGGAGGTGGGCACTCGGGTTGTAGTGTTTGCTCTTTTGGCATCTACCGCATCCTTGGTGATAGTGTTCTTACCCATCATATTCCTAAAGGGCGTGGTAGGCAGTTTCTTTGGAAGCTTTGCTCTCACCCTTGCGGTGGCAATAGGTGTCTCTTACATAGTAGCCATAAGCTTTACTCCCATGGCAGGCGCAAGAATGATAACGCAGACAAAAGAAAACATCTTTATGCGCATCTACAGCAAGTTTGAGGCTTTCTTTGATAGATTGCTAAGATGGTCCTTAGATCACAAGCTTGTGGTGATATCTTTCTCATTGCTCACCGTGCTTTTGGGCTTT
The DNA window shown above is from Hydrogenobacter hydrogenophilus and carries:
- a CDS encoding HlyD family efflux transporter periplasmic adaptor subunit, with protein sequence MKRKVGIVVVLLLIVIFAILAFRWIKHRIEYAITDAVFVKADELSNVGFQKVSGKVIKLYKNMGDRVSKGEVIAQIDPTDYELNLQNIQAKIESLKAQREQLEIQLKRVSEELVANYSISTLSAGEVEKKRQSLESQLAQVQAQLELAKKDRDRYKNLLEKGVIPKRTYEEAETRYSVLKDQAESIRRSLEELNLSYKKSLEGVKLSRISFLKEKELISQIEALNKEIESLKKQEELVKNYLENTKLTAPFDGIVAKKYVSVGDVVSPGMPVYAIVKPDSMYVDVLLEESKLKGVEKGCKAYIRLDAYPDKVFEGVVEEISPASAATFALVPRDVSAGEFTKVVQRIPVKIRITKGDMSLLRVGMGGEVEIQRKR
- a CDS encoding TolC family protein; protein product: MRLALLLFSFSLGFCLTLEDAIKSAQESNPELKAQEHAIKSAFYNLKGDTSLYLPEVFLNFSFNRLSSKQKLNIPAFDGFPPLAVDSAKISYKNFSAGLREVLYDGGAREGRIGVSSSEVRLQGALYEEKIQDIKLRVIKAYLDVLSARDIVEIYSKQLEAIRAQYERAKAFYKEGLVAITDVLQAQVRLAEVQRDLRQAEGNYSIALANLSKLTGIKEDSLKDLEPLKSVSYTPESFQKLYQMALENRPILRVYSERVVQARRLTEIERSKYLPKVFVQAQYTYSDQNPIISPKGVYALSVGLNVDFQSTEPYYRVLSKVEDELRAKWELENAKENLRLEVKQTYENLLTARDNMKVAEDSLKYAEEFYKLSEEQYKNQIISSTDLLLAEASLTQARKNKVISYYEYLKAYYELMRAVGGLR
- a CDS encoding TetR/AcrR family transcriptional regulator, which codes for MMDTREKLISSAKKLFSQKGYYETKVSDIVADAGLSQGTFYLYFRSKEDIFKELVRIMSEKVLNLLEEYARKDDDVEKIIKDATLEFFRIMYEEKPIAYIFLFQLVATNEEFREMYFEKNKKVRKLLRVIAEKGIRSGKFAYKNAENIVNILMGYVRIVYLDYLLKGNMPLEEILSMVEEGIDVILKGVKA
- a CDS encoding TolC family protein, with protein sequence MRLVIFLFLWVSFGWCITLEEAINIALKNNTNIRLSELDLKRVEEDIKKARAGILPQINASYSYTRLDSSLAFGFTPKNRQSYLLQLNQAIFDKSVFDALRLAKLSKDLQSYLLEDIKRTVELQTKNLFYALLYKKQLVELYKQNISYWEENYNLTSAQYKAGVIPMVNLLRSKAQLESAKAQYEQALSDYKKSLEDFKAYLRIDEDVEPEGSLQLVPFEEDYNKLEKLLLERNSTLLVAKKNLEVYQKRIDLAKDSYYPTLSGFLTYQGSTGRRSLMGGTEWIQGYTFGFQLQYNIFDGFQKSANVAQANIDYLKQKENFIDLLYNQKAQLKKNLEDLKSLRAQLKAVEASLEAAKESLKLSTERYRYGVGSQLEVLDARNNYNQTLQNYYLVLYQYMSTIAEIDRLTK
- a CDS encoding efflux RND transporter periplasmic adaptor subunit, producing the protein MGMVRWFLLIALFLLGSCSREEKVQGQKKEESIPISIYYVKPQEIEVFYTTNGYFEGIRDVILRPEVSGRVLELLVDEGSFVKKGQPLLRIDPTDYQNALNQIKANLMQAKANYENQKAIYERRKFLYEQNLIAREEFENASTQLKVYQDQISAIEAQLRNAQTQLYRTVLRAPFSGYIAQKFINVGDYITPQSQAFRIVTLDPIKVVFQVPQEIISSVKMGSEVYLDVEGIGSYKGKVIFLSPSADANRLITVKALVKNQDGKIKPNMYAKVKIPTSSTVAFKVPEMAVVLIGNEKAVWKVEGNRVSPVKVQILKQEEGFVYVKGDLKEGDQVAVENAYLLNQTSKVKVK
- a CDS encoding efflux RND transporter permease subunit; the protein is MYRFFIHRPVTTIMFMMSFVLLGLYIYNRIPVDRLPNVDFPVVSVSTTYPGANPDVVDTNVTRYIEDEVSTISGIDAIVSQSYAGLSSVNIIFNLDKNIDIAAQEVRDAVQRAYRRMPSGIDPPVVRKVNTGSFPILAIHLHSNSVDYQTLAYYADKVVKREFQKINGVGDVGIGGFRDNVLWVRLYPGRLYSYGITPVDVLNAVVKNHLETPAGAIYGKDKDYIIRLYGKVKDPKELENTYIKGNIKLRDVGYVEFTEDEKRGVARFKGEQSIALIIYKQSGFNTVKVADAVKQKMEELNQKLPPGMHMDITFDASVFPKESAKAAIEEIAIGSFLTGLVVFLFLGSLRLTLIPVIAIPITLFSAIIFLYYTGNSLNTFTLLALAVAVGIVIDDAIVVIESIYRRREEGIPPIQAAEVGTRVVVFALLASTASLVIVFLPIIFLKGVVGSFFGSFALTLAVAIGVSYIVAISFTPMAGARMITQTKENIFMRIYSKFEAFFDRLLRWSLDHKLVVISFSLLTVLLGFMFVKLSKKEFFPTTDEGAFIVRFETPIGTSFDFTDQKAKEVEAILLKNPYIDRFGIAIGQGVAGRPDVNGGQAFIFLKDRSERPHQKIIMNQLRQELSKIKDIRVSVEAFPIVMSAGRQTDITYAIRGPSLEELQKISQKMVSEFRNRPGFKDVDTDLRLNEPQIKISVDRAKLGDLGISVEDVGTTLNILFGKYKFGTYEVGGESYDAYIKADPQFLENWQNLNKVFLRTKDGGLIPLTQVVNLQIAPGYHVINRYDRQYSFTFYANLSGKSLGDATAEVESWLRNNLPPGYTFQAVGQTKEFARAFRGLAFAMLVALISIYMVLASLFESYRHPFTVLLTVPLSLSGAFGLLYLTDTSLSVPSYFGIILLIGIVVRDAVLFIERIIQLREEGYETRDAILQARRERLRPILMTTMTIVFALLPVSLGLTAGSELRQPLAISVIGGIASALPLSLLVLPIVYELFDSIRIKRR